In one window of Hymenobacter nivis DNA:
- a CDS encoding IS1 family transposase, giving the protein MPRLRPKKAQRKEWEILELDELWSFVGHKKRKVWLWLAVERARRRIVGWALGSRGEAPLRKLWQALPRRYHRHCWYFTDQWKAYAKVLPRWQHRPCPKGEGQTNSVEAINCSLRQRCGVLVRYSTLLKIGHKNGKARPLEFLNYQMRSFP; this is encoded by the coding sequence TTGCCCCGGTTACGCCCGAAAAAGGCGCAGCGCAAGGAATGGGAAATCCTCGAGTTGGATGAATTGTGGAGCTTTGTGGGCCACAAAAAGCGCAAGGTCTGGTTGTGGCTCGCCGTCGAGCGGGCCCGGCGGCGGATTGTGGGCTGGGCGCTGGGCAGCCGGGGTGAAGCCCCGTTACGCAAACTTTGGCAGGCCCTGCCTCGCCGCTACCACCGCCACTGCTGGTATTTTACCGACCAGTGGAAAGCTTACGCCAAAGTGCTGCCCCGTTGGCAGCACCGGCCTTGTCCCAAGGGCGAGGGCCAGACCAACAGCGTCGAAGCCATCAATTGCTCCTTACGTCAGCGTTGCGGCGTACTCGTGCGCTACTCTACCCTACTAAAAATCGGGCATAAAAACGGGAAGGCCCGACCTTTGGAGTTCCTCAACTACCAAATGCGCTCCTTCCCGTGA
- a CDS encoding helix-turn-helix domain-containing protein: MSRVNTPLLDEAARAALESLYKQHPNHTLRQRCQLVLLKATGRTSHDVGQVVGLCHVSVNSWLKRYRKEGLTGWKTSPDAAVNPCSRSPLTKPACGPPWPPIASALPWPRPSGKASGWRGNRPWDAMPSALF, translated from the coding sequence ATGAGTCGCGTTAACACTCCCCTGTTGGATGAGGCCGCACGGGCAGCCCTGGAATCGTTGTACAAACAGCATCCGAATCATACCCTGCGGCAGCGCTGCCAACTGGTGCTGCTCAAAGCCACGGGCCGCACTTCGCACGACGTTGGTCAAGTGGTCGGCCTCTGTCATGTCAGCGTCAACAGCTGGCTCAAACGCTACCGCAAAGAAGGGTTAACGGGCTGGAAAACAAGCCCGGACGCGGCCGTAAATCCCTGCTCACGGTCGCCGCTGACCAAGCCAGCGTGCGGGCCGCCGTGGCCACCAATCGCCAGCGCATTGCCTTGGCCAAGGCCGAGTGGGAAAGCCAGCGGGTGGCGGGGGAACCGGCCGTGGGACGCGATGCCTTCCGCGCTTTTTTAA
- a CDS encoding transposase family protein: protein MKNMTLCDQTQYVHYLSPTESGRQHDKKLADEYALSLPVGSVLRQDLGLLGHAPGGAVVEMPHKKPPKRELSFSQKLYNHLLSPLRVVIEHAHSGIKRLRIVADTVRLRGEPVRDLVMVVACGLHNLRVCSPLRAYLAQAPLSLGNSSE, encoded by the coding sequence ATGAAAAACATGACCCTGTGCGACCAGACCCAGTACGTGCATTACCTTTCCCCGACGGAGAGTGGGCGGCAGCACGACAAGAAACTGGCCGACGAGTACGCCCTGTCGCTGCCCGTCGGCAGCGTCTTGCGCCAAGACCTGGGCCTGCTGGGCCACGCCCCGGGCGGGGCGGTGGTGGAGATGCCCCACAAAAAGCCGCCCAAGCGGGAGCTGTCGTTTTCGCAGAAGTTATACAACCACTTGCTCAGCCCCTTACGGGTGGTGATTGAACACGCCCACAGTGGCATCAAACGGCTGCGTATCGTGGCCGATACAGTCCGGCTGCGCGGCGAACCCGTGCGCGACCTGGTGATGGTCGTGGCGTGCGGACTGCACAACCTGCGCGTGTGCAGCCCGCTTCGTGCCTACCTCGCGCAAGCGCCCCTGAGTCTCGGCAACTCTTCCGAATAA
- a CDS encoding HlyD family secretion protein, translating to MRRRVAAPSDAPDQRLDPARRTVPQAKDDPAVVTHKPIYRRTWFLIGAALLLIGLLIWGIRYYRYASDHETTDDAFVEGHAVRVSPRLAGQVLKVYVRDNQLVKAGQLLLELDPRDYEAQLAQAEAAVTSARAQRNTAQQATRSRASVITQQRAQAAAAEATQAQAAAEERAAQAQAANDARNEQRYAELYKTDAVSRQRYDQALTTARASAAQADAAQRRTQSAGAQALQAQAVVAQARNDYRQSTEQITVNDAQIKQAQAQADAAKLQLSYAKLYASEAGRITSKAVDEGQTVSMGQQLLLITYGQLWVTANFKETQLTHMRVGQPVQLEVDTYPGEQFAGRVESFQRGTGARFSLLPAENATGNYVKVVQRIPVKIVFEGQPDLHLLAPGMSVTPEVNITIAPTQQNVEAAHREALPRITDSPVRHKVPPDKK from the coding sequence ATGCGGCGACGGGTCGCTGCCCCTTCGGACGCGCCCGACCAGCGCCTCGACCCCGCGCGCCGCACCGTGCCCCAGGCCAAGGACGACCCGGCCGTGGTTACCCACAAGCCCATCTACCGGCGCACCTGGTTTCTGATTGGGGCGGCGCTGCTACTGATAGGGCTGTTGATTTGGGGCATCCGCTACTACCGTTACGCCAGCGACCACGAAACCACCGACGATGCCTTTGTAGAAGGCCACGCCGTACGGGTGAGCCCACGCCTGGCCGGCCAGGTATTGAAGGTGTACGTGCGTGACAACCAGTTAGTAAAAGCCGGCCAGCTGCTACTGGAGCTGGATCCGCGCGACTACGAGGCGCAGCTGGCCCAGGCCGAGGCGGCCGTGACCAGCGCTCGCGCCCAGCGAAATACTGCCCAGCAGGCTACCCGTTCGCGGGCCAGCGTCATCACCCAGCAGCGCGCTCAGGCCGCCGCCGCCGAGGCTACCCAAGCCCAAGCCGCCGCCGAGGAGCGCGCCGCCCAAGCCCAGGCCGCTAACGATGCCCGCAACGAGCAGCGCTACGCTGAGTTGTACAAAACGGACGCCGTGTCGCGCCAACGCTACGACCAGGCCCTTACCACCGCCCGCGCCTCAGCCGCCCAGGCCGACGCCGCCCAACGCCGCACCCAAAGCGCCGGTGCCCAGGCCCTTCAGGCGCAGGCCGTGGTAGCCCAGGCCCGCAACGACTACCGCCAGTCTACGGAGCAAATCACCGTCAACGATGCGCAGATTAAGCAAGCCCAGGCGCAGGCCGATGCAGCGAAGCTGCAACTTTCCTACGCCAAGCTTTACGCCTCCGAAGCGGGCCGCATCACCAGCAAGGCCGTGGACGAGGGCCAGACCGTTTCAATGGGCCAGCAATTACTCCTCATTACCTACGGTCAGCTATGGGTAACGGCTAATTTCAAGGAAACGCAGCTCACCCACATGCGGGTGGGTCAGCCGGTGCAGTTGGAGGTAGATACCTATCCGGGCGAGCAGTTTGCGGGGCGGGTCGAGAGCTTCCAGCGCGGTACCGGGGCCCGCTTCAGCCTGCTGCCGGCCGAGAATGCCACGGGTAACTACGTGAAAGTGGTGCAGCGCATCCCGGTCAAAATCGTGTTCGAAGGCCAGCCCGACCTGCACCTGCTGGCTCCCGGCATGTCGGTGACGCCGGAGGTTAACATTACCATTGCCCCCACCCAACAAAATGTGGAAGCCGCCCATCGCGAAGCCCTCCCCCGCATTACCGACTCCCCCGTCCGCCATAAGGTACCCCCCGATAAAAAGTAG
- a CDS encoding IS1 family transposase: MQNYDCLARDNLVTFSELGLLFMVTTIHTCAKCSSADIRRNGHSNGHARYQCKACGYQARFVPAAVAKAVQYAQVEALLVERNSQRSITRITGVARMTIAKRLKKSGGRLPALAPVTPEKGAAQGMGNPRVG, from the coding sequence GTGCAAAACTACGACTGCCTCGCACGGGACAACCTAGTAACCTTTTCCGAATTAGGTCTATTGTTTATGGTCACGACAATTCACACTTGCGCGAAATGCAGCAGCGCGGATATCCGCCGCAATGGGCACAGCAATGGCCATGCCCGCTACCAGTGTAAAGCTTGCGGCTACCAGGCGCGGTTCGTGCCGGCCGCCGTGGCCAAAGCCGTGCAGTACGCGCAAGTCGAGGCCCTGCTGGTCGAGCGCAATTCGCAGCGCAGTATTACCCGCATCACGGGCGTGGCACGCATGACCATTGCCAAGCGGCTAAAAAAAAGCGGCGGCCGCCTCCCCGCCCTTGCCCCGGTTACGCCCGAAAAAGGCGCAGCGCAAGGAATGGGAAATCCTCGAGTTGGATGA
- a CDS encoding TolC family protein, which translates to MQKRHPLLARANYRITATGIGLLAATLSAAAQTNSNPPATRPGAQSSQQGGIGGPPVGQQQQQELQQRQQQIQQSMLPPQMPAGPSSPAPGGQPGGGGSQRTGPPSLGPGGTGMVGEPSGATTPQAQFGSSPSAGGMVGAGQATGAARTLAMAPATLSLGEAIGIGIENNLTTLLATERALEARAMRQQVRSFLLPNLFGTAYQQNRTLNLVAQGLVPSGGQDMSSGMGGSAGGGMAPLIPSFVGPFNTFDARLNFSQTLLNLSALRQYKGIQAAVQVADLTAQLAREQVATFVALAYLIAQRGSLDVRAARADLVLAEALLQLARQQREVGVANGIDVVRAESRVAQQRLRVVQAEASAMQDRLDLERAVGLPQGSATVLTDTLAARPEAIPAVAAALPAAQAARLDARIAEQTIEQRTLERRSRTAARVPIVTAAADYGQSAVTPFKSDHATRTYGVTLSVPIFDGGYIGGRVKAALSEQRQAELQLGNTRGQVEQDVRQALLAWNLSLAQVQSADEQLAIAGRELALATQRFRAGVADNLEVLQAQAGLANARALRVQALAQYGAARLNFAAATGTAQSFRL; encoded by the coding sequence ATGCAAAAAAGGCACCCTTTACTGGCACGGGCCAACTACCGGATAACAGCCACGGGGATAGGGCTTCTGGCCGCGACACTGAGCGCGGCGGCGCAAACCAATTCCAACCCGCCAGCCACTCGTCCTGGGGCCCAAAGTAGCCAACAGGGCGGCATTGGGGGGCCGCCTGTGGGCCAGCAGCAGCAGCAGGAGTTGCAACAGCGCCAGCAGCAAATTCAGCAGAGTATGCTGCCGCCGCAAATGCCGGCCGGGCCGTCCAGCCCGGCACCAGGTGGGCAGCCGGGTGGCGGGGGCAGCCAGCGCACGGGCCCACCATCGCTCGGGCCCGGCGGCACCGGCATGGTGGGCGAGCCCAGCGGCGCTACGACCCCGCAGGCGCAGTTTGGTAGCTCCCCAAGCGCGGGCGGCATGGTAGGCGCGGGCCAGGCCACTGGCGCGGCCCGTACGCTGGCCATGGCCCCGGCCACCCTAAGCCTGGGTGAGGCCATCGGCATCGGCATTGAGAACAACCTGACCACCCTGCTGGCCACCGAGCGCGCCTTGGAGGCGCGGGCCATGCGGCAGCAGGTGCGCTCATTTTTGTTACCCAACCTGTTCGGCACGGCGTATCAGCAAAACCGCACCCTTAATCTGGTGGCGCAGGGCCTGGTGCCCAGCGGCGGCCAGGATATGAGCAGCGGCATGGGGGGTAGTGCCGGCGGCGGGATGGCCCCGCTTATCCCCTCCTTTGTAGGGCCGTTTAATACGTTTGATGCCCGGCTCAATTTCTCGCAGACGTTACTGAACCTGAGCGCACTGCGCCAGTATAAGGGTATCCAGGCCGCTGTGCAGGTGGCCGACCTCACCGCCCAGCTGGCCCGCGAGCAAGTGGCGACTTTCGTGGCTCTGGCCTACCTCATAGCACAGCGTGGCAGCCTCGACGTGCGGGCCGCCCGCGCTGACCTGGTGCTGGCCGAAGCGCTGCTGCAACTGGCCCGCCAGCAGCGCGAGGTGGGCGTGGCCAACGGTATCGACGTGGTGCGGGCCGAGTCGCGGGTGGCGCAGCAGCGCCTGCGGGTGGTGCAGGCCGAAGCCAGCGCCATGCAGGACCGCCTCGACCTGGAGCGCGCCGTGGGCTTGCCCCAGGGCAGCGCCACGGTGCTGACCGATACGCTGGCGGCCCGCCCGGAGGCCATCCCGGCCGTGGCCGCCGCTCTGCCCGCCGCCCAGGCCGCCCGTTTGGATGCCCGCATCGCGGAGCAAACCATTGAGCAGCGCACCCTGGAGCGCCGGAGCCGCACCGCCGCCCGCGTTCCGATCGTTACGGCCGCCGCCGACTACGGGCAATCGGCCGTGACGCCCTTCAAGAGCGACCACGCTACCCGAACCTACGGCGTTACGCTGAGCGTACCCATTTTCGACGGCGGCTACATCGGCGGCCGGGTGAAAGCGGCCCTGAGCGAGCAGCGCCAGGCCGAATTGCAGCTCGGTAATACCCGCGGCCAGGTAGAGCAGGACGTGCGTCAAGCCCTGCTGGCCTGGAATTTATCGCTGGCCCAGGTGCAATCGGCCGACGAGCAGCTCGCCATTGCCGGCCGCGAACTAGCCCTGGCTACCCAGCGCTTCCGGGCCGGCGTGGCCGACAACCTCGAAGTACTGCAGGCCCAGGCCGGCCTGGCCAACGCCCGCGCCTTGCGCGTGCAGGCCCTGGCCCAGTACGGCGCGGCTCGCCTCAATTTTGCCGCCGCCACCGGCACGGCGCAGTCTTTTCGCTTGTAA
- a CDS encoding IS1 family transposase, with protein MPVEQRQTGKAPMQRLERKHLTWRTRLKRLTRKTICFSKKQFFHDGLIPLFIFHFLAVV; from the coding sequence TTGCCCGTCGAACAGCGGCAAACGGGCAAGGCACCGATGCAGCGCCTCGAACGCAAACATCTGACCTGGCGTACCCGCCTCAAAAGGCTGACCCGCAAGACCATTTGCTTCTCCAAAAAACAGTTCTTCCACGATGGATTGATCCCCCTATTTATATTCCATTTTTTGGCAGTCGTCTAA
- a CDS encoding IS630 family transposase, producing MGKPAGGGGTGRGTRCLPRFFKSLGGRYQRIRRRPAKEPDPLHYAETVERLAELETLAEAGELTLFYGDESHVCQQGYVPYGWQFPGEDVFIPAQKGVRLNYWGLFSRDNQCHWATTCQNIAAAFVAEKLDALSLRIAGPTVIVLDNASIHKAHLIQQWRAVWAQRDLRLFFLPPYSPHLNLAETLWRHLKGGWLQPQDYAQADDLAYATNRCLANFGKQLVITFSPFNAN from the coding sequence GTGGGAAAGCCAGCGGGTGGCGGGGGAACCGGCCGTGGGACGCGATGCCTTCCGCGCTTTTTTAAAAGCCTTGGTGGCCGATACCAGCGCATCCGGCGGCGCCCGGCCAAGGAGCCCGACCCGCTCCACTACGCCGAAACGGTCGAACGCTTAGCAGAATTGGAGACCTTGGCCGAGGCCGGCGAGTTGACCCTGTTCTACGGCGATGAATCGCACGTCTGCCAGCAAGGCTACGTGCCCTACGGCTGGCAATTTCCGGGCGAAGACGTGTTTATCCCCGCTCAAAAAGGTGTTCGCCTCAACTACTGGGGCCTCTTCAGCCGCGATAACCAGTGCCATTGGGCCACCACCTGCCAGAACATTGCCGCCGCTTTTGTGGCCGAAAAATTAGACGCTCTTTCACTGCGAATCGCTGGTCCAACGGTTATTGTGCTAGACAATGCCAGCATCCACAAGGCGCATCTTATCCAGCAATGGCGGGCGGTCTGGGCGCAACGGGACCTGCGTCTGTTTTTTCTGCCGCCCTATTCGCCCCACCTCAACCTGGCCGAAACCCTATGGCGGCATTTAAAGGGCGGTTGGCTCCAACCCCAGGACTACGCCCAGGCCGATGACTTGGCCTACGCCACCAATCGCTGCCTCGCAAATTTCGGGAAGCAACTCGTTATTACGTTCAGCCCATTTAATGCAAACTAA
- a CDS encoding DHA2 family efflux MFS transporter permease subunit, with translation MAQALPQSAAGAGNLKWAIAITVALGTFMDVLDNSSVSVALQNIGGSLGTSQDDVTWVITVLLVAKAVMLPTASFLSTAVGRSRLFMLALVAYGVSSLLCGLSSSLGMLLVMRVFQGLCGGIIPPVGQAILKDSFPPAEQGQAFALFGVATVVAPTVGPLLCGWLVDSYSWHWVFFVNVPIALITAFLVTALVKDPPELVKEKANAWAKGISVDYIGLSLLGLGLSALQYVLSRGERDDWFSSKAIMLLSVAAVLLLAGGIIWEMRTKNPLLDLSLFRNRTFTAAMLVMFVVGALLYGSTTQLPQFLQTLLGYRAVDSGLAITPGGLSLILLMPVVGWLTGKVQARWLIGFGLVISSLACFYYAHVLSTSIDFRTVATARVYQSLGLGFLFVPISVASYVGLAKSKTNQVAMFTNLVQTIGGGFGIAAIETVIARRSQFHQSRIIDHLSFTNPDYAAGLRQFATSVFGRVNASAGDAMQQAQGAIYRAVLQQSTTLAYTDAFYLLGFTCIISVALVFLMKPNKTGAGG, from the coding sequence ATGGCGCAAGCCCTCCCCCAGTCGGCGGCCGGAGCCGGCAACCTGAAGTGGGCCATTGCCATCACGGTGGCGCTGGGCACGTTCATGGACGTGCTGGACAATTCCAGCGTATCAGTGGCCCTGCAAAACATCGGCGGCAGCCTGGGTACGTCGCAGGACGATGTGACCTGGGTAATTACGGTGCTGCTGGTGGCCAAGGCCGTGATGCTGCCTACGGCGAGCTTTCTATCCACGGCCGTTGGGCGGTCGCGCCTGTTTATGCTGGCGCTGGTGGCCTACGGGGTTTCGTCGCTGCTGTGCGGGCTGTCGTCGTCGCTGGGGATGCTGCTGGTCATGCGCGTCTTTCAGGGCCTGTGCGGCGGCATTATTCCGCCCGTCGGCCAGGCCATTCTCAAAGATTCTTTTCCGCCCGCGGAGCAGGGGCAGGCGTTTGCGCTGTTCGGCGTGGCCACGGTGGTAGCTCCCACGGTGGGGCCCCTGCTTTGCGGCTGGCTCGTGGATAGCTACAGTTGGCACTGGGTATTTTTCGTCAACGTGCCCATCGCCCTAATCACCGCGTTTTTGGTGACGGCGCTGGTGAAAGACCCGCCGGAGCTAGTGAAGGAAAAAGCCAATGCCTGGGCCAAGGGCATCAGCGTGGACTACATTGGACTAAGCTTATTAGGCTTGGGCCTTAGCGCATTGCAATACGTGCTGAGCCGGGGCGAACGCGACGATTGGTTCAGCTCGAAGGCCATTATGTTGCTCAGTGTTGCGGCGGTGCTGCTGCTGGCGGGCGGCATTATTTGGGAGATGCGCACTAAAAACCCGCTCCTCGACCTGAGCTTGTTCCGCAATCGCACGTTTACGGCCGCCATGCTGGTCATGTTTGTGGTGGGCGCGCTACTCTACGGCAGCACCACGCAGCTGCCGCAATTTCTGCAAACCCTGCTGGGCTACCGGGCCGTCGATAGCGGCCTGGCCATCACGCCAGGCGGCCTGTCGCTAATTTTACTAATGCCCGTTGTGGGCTGGCTGACGGGCAAGGTGCAAGCCCGCTGGCTAATTGGCTTTGGTTTGGTAATCAGCTCGCTGGCTTGCTTCTATTACGCGCACGTCCTCAGCACAAGTATTGACTTTCGCACGGTGGCCACGGCGCGGGTCTACCAGAGCCTGGGGCTGGGCTTTCTGTTCGTCCCCATCAGCGTGGCTTCCTACGTGGGCCTGGCTAAGTCCAAGACCAACCAAGTGGCCATGTTTACTAACCTAGTGCAAACTATAGGAGGCGGCTTCGGCATCGCGGCTATCGAAACCGTAATTGCCCGCCGCAGCCAGTTTCACCAGAGCCGCATCATTGACCACCTCTCCTTCACCAATCCTGACTATGCGGCGGGCCTGCGCCAATTCGCTACCTCCGTTTTTGGGCGGGTCAATGCCAGCGCGGGCGATGCCATGCAACAGGCCCAGGGAGCCATCTACCGGGCGGTGCTGCAGCAGTCCACCACCCTGGCATACACCGACGCCTTCTACCTGCTGGGTTTTACCTGCATCATTTCGGTTGCGCTCGTGTTTTTAATGAAACCTAACAAAACCGGCGCGGGCGGCTAG
- a CDS encoding transposase, with translation MKQRLVVKITTLLHSVPLVRNLARKKFVARFVLGLFKSRNVQFCEVAQHLNDGVKLASNETRIQDFFREADLDYVALAVLLVGLLPGTGKLRLCIDRTEWDFGRCQVNILLVTVGRGDCHWPLCWELLDNRSGNSGTADRTALLDFCLRVLGPDRVGLVVGDREFVGHAWFKYLKDKGILFVMRLPKHHLLTDPQGRRHAVADWGLRPGQCRQLPVCQVDGVWGGAQVTALAGGEYLFLFGTANPAFLGQFYRKRWTIEACFQNLKGRGFALRATHLRCRDKLKKLVGLVSLAYALCVSVGTRLHEKVQPIPQKNNGYKRASFGRHGLNALRQYTRPGRSTDPVFTANMNAVFRWIINQLTHYKATKIVG, from the coding sequence GTGAAGCAACGCCTCGTGGTCAAAATTACGACCCTTTTACATTCGGTCCCGCTGGTGCGGAACCTGGCCCGCAAAAAGTTCGTGGCCCGCTTCGTGCTCGGCCTCTTTAAAAGCCGAAATGTGCAATTCTGCGAGGTGGCGCAGCACCTCAACGACGGCGTGAAACTGGCCTCGAACGAGACGCGCATCCAAGACTTTTTCCGCGAAGCCGACCTGGATTACGTCGCCTTGGCCGTGTTGCTCGTCGGCCTCTTGCCGGGCACGGGCAAGCTGCGCCTGTGCATCGACCGCACGGAGTGGGACTTCGGCCGCTGCCAGGTCAACATCCTGCTCGTGACGGTGGGCCGGGGCGATTGCCACTGGCCCTTGTGCTGGGAGTTGCTCGACAACCGCAGCGGCAACTCCGGCACCGCCGACCGCACGGCGCTGCTGGATTTTTGCCTGCGGGTGCTGGGCCCCGACCGCGTGGGGCTGGTGGTGGGCGACCGCGAGTTTGTGGGCCATGCCTGGTTCAAATACCTCAAAGACAAGGGCATATTATTCGTCATGCGTCTGCCCAAGCACCACCTGCTCACCGACCCCCAAGGCCGTCGTCACGCCGTGGCCGACTGGGGCCTGCGGCCAGGCCAGTGCCGCCAGTTGCCCGTGTGCCAAGTCGACGGGGTTTGGGGCGGGGCGCAGGTCACGGCCTTGGCCGGGGGCGAGTACCTCTTCCTCTTCGGCACGGCCAACCCGGCTTTTTTGGGCCAGTTCTATCGCAAGCGCTGGACGATTGAGGCTTGTTTCCAGAACCTGAAAGGGCGAGGCTTTGCCTTGCGGGCTACGCACCTGCGTTGCCGGGACAAACTCAAAAAACTCGTGGGCCTGGTGAGTTTGGCCTACGCGCTTTGCGTGAGCGTGGGCACCCGCCTGCACGAAAAAGTGCAACCCATCCCCCAGAAGAACAACGGCTACAAACGCGCCAGTTTTGGCCGCCACGGCCTCAACGCCCTGCGCCAGTACACGCGGCCCGGCCGCAGCACCGACCCGGTATTTACCGCCAACATGAATGCTGTGTTCCGATGGATTATCAATCAACTAACTCATTATAAAGCAACTAAAATAGTAGGGTAG
- a CDS encoding IS1/IS1595 family N-terminal zinc-binding domain-containing protein, whose product MPVKRRTDYHLHLYSYSRTRHYRHGRATDGTQRYLCTAYRRTFQLH is encoded by the coding sequence CTGCCTGTAAAGCGCAGGACGGATTATCACCTTCACCTGTATAGCTATAGCCGGACGAGACACTATCGGCACGGCAGAGCCACCGATGGGACCCAGCGCTACCTTTGCACGGCTTACCGGCGCACCTTCCAACTGCACTAG
- a CDS encoding IS3 family transposase: MADIREDLPRLGTRKLYFRLLPQLGEHAPRVGRDYLFALLAAHGLLIRRRKRRVVTTQTCLPLFRRPNLIEHLTVSRAEQVWVSDITYVRLLSGWSYLSLITDLYSHKIVGACLHPDLSVRGTLSALHQALAARIQPHRPLIHHSDRGLQYAAREYVGLLESHGVALSMTQNGDPYENAVAERVNGILKDEFGLGDVLPGFAQADALVGRAVRAYNELRPHGSCDFLTPNQAHEQEGPLVRRWKNYYQPVAIPAPT; the protein is encoded by the coding sequence GTGGCTGACATCCGCGAGGATCTGCCCCGCTTGGGCACGCGCAAGCTGTATTTCCGGTTGCTGCCGCAACTCGGCGAGCACGCGCCGCGCGTGGGCCGGGACTACCTGTTTGCCCTGCTGGCCGCCCACGGCCTGCTCATCCGCCGTCGCAAACGGCGCGTGGTGACCACCCAAACCTGTCTGCCCCTGTTTCGGCGGCCGAATTTGATTGAGCACCTGACGGTGAGCCGGGCGGAACAGGTCTGGGTCAGCGACATCACCTACGTGCGCTTGCTCAGCGGCTGGAGCTACCTGAGCCTGATTACCGACTTGTATTCCCACAAAATCGTGGGTGCCTGCCTGCACCCCGACCTGTCGGTGCGCGGCACGCTCAGTGCCCTTCACCAAGCCCTGGCCGCCCGCATCCAGCCGCACCGGCCCCTGATTCACCACTCCGACCGGGGCTTGCAGTACGCGGCCCGCGAGTACGTGGGCCTGCTGGAAAGTCACGGCGTGGCCCTGAGCATGACCCAAAACGGCGACCCGTACGAAAATGCCGTGGCCGAACGGGTCAACGGCATCCTCAAAGACGAGTTTGGCCTGGGCGATGTGCTGCCCGGCTTTGCCCAGGCCGACGCGTTGGTGGGCCGGGCGGTGCGGGCCTACAACGAGCTGCGCCCGCACGGCAGTTGCGACTTCCTGACCCCGAACCAAGCTCACGAGCAGGAAGGGCCGCTGGTACGGCGCTGGAAAAATTACTATCAGCCGGTGGCCATTCCTGCCCCAACCTGA
- a CDS encoding IS1-like element transposase, with protein MDLALNGSGVRDTARVLGISPQTVMGELKKRLKR; from the coding sequence ATGGACTTAGCCCTGAATGGCAGCGGCGTACGGGATACGGCCAGGGTGTTGGGCATCAGTCCGCAAACGGTCATGGGAGAGCTTAAAAAAAGATTGAAGCGCTAG
- a CDS encoding IS481 family transposase translates to MEKVPHGCATTTPATRRLIQQSTEGVQTLAKRLGLTQGTVRKWRRRTSTEEAVRGPKPASTVLTPVEEAAIVLFRQHTLLPLDDCLYALQETLPHLSRSALHRCFQRHGISRLPPADEPAAGAGKALFKAYELGYLHVDFAEVQTEEGKQYLFVVIDRTSKLAFAELQPQATQAIATDFLRRVLPQIPYKVHKLLTDNGIQFRNLPHHTKVGRHPFGQLCDEWGIEQRFTKPAHPWTNGQVERMNRTVKEATIKQFHYETSAQLDSHLQAFLLAYNYAKRLKRLKGLTPHEFICAEWRKNPTIFHRDPTRDPLPHTPVPYN, encoded by the coding sequence ATGGAAAAAGTACCACACGGCTGCGCCACCACAACGCCGGCAACTCGGCGCCTTATCCAGCAAAGTACAGAAGGCGTACAAACGCTAGCCAAGCGCCTGGGCCTGACCCAGGGCACCGTGCGCAAATGGCGGCGGCGTACCAGTACGGAAGAGGCTGTGCGCGGCCCCAAACCGGCCTCCACCGTGCTCACTCCCGTGGAAGAGGCGGCTATCGTGCTCTTCCGCCAGCACACGCTGCTGCCACTTGATGACTGCCTCTATGCCTTGCAGGAGACGCTTCCGCACCTGAGCCGCTCGGCCCTGCACCGCTGCTTCCAACGCCACGGCATCAGCCGCTTACCCCCGGCCGACGAGCCGGCAGCTGGGGCGGGTAAGGCGCTGTTTAAGGCCTACGAGCTGGGCTACCTGCACGTGGATTTTGCCGAAGTCCAGACCGAAGAAGGCAAGCAGTATTTATTCGTGGTCATTGACCGCACCAGCAAGCTGGCCTTCGCCGAGTTGCAGCCACAGGCCACGCAGGCGATAGCCACGGACTTCTTGCGCCGGGTCTTGCCGCAGATTCCCTACAAGGTGCATAAGCTATTGACAGACAACGGTATTCAATTCCGAAACTTACCGCATCATACGAAAGTCGGTCGCCATCCGTTCGGTCAGCTCTGCGACGAGTGGGGCATCGAGCAGCGCTTTACCAAGCCGGCTCACCCCTGGACCAATGGGCAGGTAGAGCGGATGAACCGGACGGTGAAGGAGGCCACGATTAAGCAGTTTCACTACGAGACGAGCGCGCAGTTAGACAGTCACTTACAAGCCTTTTTGCTGGCTTACAACTACGCCAAGCGGCTCAAGCGCTTGAAGGGCCTAACCCCGCACGAATTTATCTGTGCGGAATGGCGAAAAAATCCTACTATCTTTCACCGCGACCCAACCCGCGACCCCCTTCCCCATACACCGGTACCATACAACTAG